Proteins encoded together in one Desulfurispira natronophila window:
- a CDS encoding EVE domain-containing protein produces MKTEPTEFSIHDFQEHPQCTAPWDGVRNYQARNYLKTMKPGDIVFIYHSNVKNRGIVGTATVVSKAVPDQTAHDPQSNYYDSRSTPENPRWVQIDFRLQTVFIEPLLLTTLKQQPELYDMPLLKRGQRLSVQPVSHHHAHIIFGLANIADN; encoded by the coding sequence GTGAAAACAGAACCAACCGAGTTTTCCATCCACGACTTCCAGGAGCACCCACAGTGCACAGCACCGTGGGATGGCGTGCGTAATTATCAGGCCCGAAACTACCTCAAAACTATGAAACCTGGAGATATCGTCTTTATTTATCATTCTAATGTTAAAAACCGCGGAATCGTCGGGACGGCCACAGTTGTCAGCAAGGCCGTACCTGACCAGACCGCGCACGACCCCCAGTCTAACTACTACGACTCTCGTAGCACTCCAGAAAATCCACGCTGGGTTCAGATTGATTTTCGCCTACAAACTGTCTTTATAGAGCCGTTACTACTGACAACACTAAAGCAACAGCCAGAACTCTACGACATGCCGCTTCTCAAGCGTGGACAGCGGCTATCCGTACAACCAGTTTCCCACCACCATGCCCACATTATTTTCGGCCTTGCCAATATTGCTGATAATTAA